A portion of the Acidisarcina polymorpha genome contains these proteins:
- the aroA gene encoding 3-phosphoshikimate 1-carboxyvinyltransferase, with the protein MLETMTERIIKPARNLSGSLRLPGDKSISHRYAMLGGFAEGTSTFANFSTGADCASSLGCVQALGAKVDWLEDGGVAVTGTGGAFASSAEPLDCGNSGSTMRMMAGLLSTQAGEFTLVGDASLSRRPMERIRKPLMAMGANLVLTDGHAPIVIRGTSLFGIDYTTPIPSAQVKTALLFAGLQAEGTTTVRESVRTRDHGELALRAFGAEVTRTVDSVSITGKQQLKAIDSIVPGDISSAAFFLCAAALFPESNLVLDGLGLNPTRATLLDVLTALGATVAVLDLEEKYGELVGTVQLNPPPKGMGGTTVSGALAAQLIDELPVLAAIAPYSRNGIRIRDAKELRVKESDRIALVAQNLRAMGAEVEEFEDGLDVPGGQQLHGAQIDSGGDHRIAMAFSIAALRAEGETSILGAESAAISFPEFFDLLESVAER; encoded by the coding sequence TTGCTCGAAACCATGACCGAAAGAATTATCAAGCCCGCACGAAATCTCTCCGGCAGTTTGCGGCTGCCAGGAGACAAGAGCATTTCGCACCGGTACGCGATGCTCGGCGGATTTGCCGAGGGCACCAGCACCTTTGCCAACTTTTCTACCGGAGCGGATTGCGCCAGCAGCCTCGGATGTGTTCAGGCGCTCGGCGCAAAAGTTGATTGGCTGGAAGATGGCGGAGTCGCCGTGACTGGTACCGGCGGCGCATTCGCTTCATCTGCGGAACCTTTGGACTGCGGAAACTCCGGTTCGACGATGCGCATGATGGCCGGTTTGCTTTCGACTCAGGCGGGTGAATTCACGCTGGTTGGAGACGCATCTTTGAGCCGCCGGCCCATGGAGCGGATTCGCAAACCGCTCATGGCGATGGGGGCGAACCTCGTTCTCACCGATGGCCATGCGCCGATCGTGATACGCGGGACTTCCCTCTTCGGCATTGACTACACGACGCCTATTCCCAGTGCTCAAGTGAAGACTGCCCTCCTCTTTGCTGGTTTACAGGCTGAGGGGACGACTACTGTTCGCGAAAGTGTCAGGACACGGGACCACGGCGAACTGGCATTACGGGCGTTTGGCGCGGAGGTTACGCGGACCGTCGATTCGGTATCGATCACCGGCAAACAGCAGCTGAAAGCGATCGATTCGATCGTGCCAGGAGACATCTCTTCCGCGGCATTTTTCCTCTGCGCAGCGGCATTGTTTCCAGAATCAAACCTGGTGCTTGACGGCCTTGGATTAAACCCTACACGCGCGACCTTGCTGGATGTCCTGACCGCGCTGGGCGCCACGGTCGCAGTGTTGGATCTCGAGGAAAAGTATGGAGAACTGGTCGGAACGGTGCAGCTCAATCCTCCTCCGAAGGGAATGGGCGGCACGACCGTGTCCGGCGCACTTGCGGCGCAGTTGATCGATGAACTTCCGGTGCTAGCGGCGATCGCTCCCTATTCTCGGAACGGCATTCGGATTCGCGATGCGAAGGAATTGCGGGTCAAGGAATCCGACAGAATTGCGTTGGTTGCGCAGAACCTTCGGGCGATGGGCGCGGAAGTTGAGGAGTTTGAGGACGGATTGGATGTTCCCGGCGGCCAGCAACTCCACGGCGCGCAGATCGACTCAGGGGGAGATCATCGCATCGCGATGGCATTTTCGATCGCCGCGCTGAGGGCGGAGGGCGAGACATCGATCCTAGGAGCAGAATCGGCAGCCATCTCGTTCCCGGAGTTTTTCGATCTGCTCGAGAGTGTGGCCGAACGGTAG
- a CDS encoding SpoIIE family protein phosphatase encodes MTEEIRSAEQDAIESAATHAFEGDYRPSSDTAVQPAQVRVEPIQGEFLLRLTDALNTTLDLQTLLHRTAGLVRAVIDYRIFAILLLNERTNDLRMRFQIGHTAETERLRIKMGKGIVGQVAQNREAALINDVLANEHYINVNPAVRSELAVPLIVKNRLIGVIDIQSEQLGYFKPEHLHLLTLTASRIAQSIENARLYTRVARQAQTLSVMNEISRELTSILDLDPLLERIGQLIRRLIDYHMFTIWLLNERDQVLESQYGVRFGERYVPEERIPLDRGLVHVALTERRAVLVGDVRKDPRYHLVNLETRSEMAVPLIYKGKVIGVLDIEHTRPYYFNEDHERAVTTLAAQIAISIENARLYQRIAHQEQRLEHDLAMAREVQLRLLPPSRPKHIHAEFAAKFLAARTIGGDLYDFLPFDENCTGIVLGDVSGKAAAAALFAAVVSGIIRSLASGLLSPSAMLQALNDSLQERRLDSQYVAMVYAVWNDSNQTLQIANAGATQPIFCRGGEVETVRAEGFPLGMFPAAKYEEFSLATRPGDSIIFFSDGIVDAQNSSDEMFGDEMLVKVVRENQHKSADEMATTILEEVTKFQGDVDRFDDETVVVLKVLAPPDPAAT; translated from the coding sequence GTGACTGAGGAAATTCGCAGCGCCGAGCAGGATGCAATCGAAAGCGCGGCGACCCATGCTTTCGAGGGCGATTACCGGCCGAGTTCGGATACGGCAGTCCAGCCGGCGCAGGTGCGGGTTGAGCCAATCCAGGGCGAGTTTCTTCTCCGGCTGACCGACGCCCTCAATACCACTCTCGACCTGCAAACGCTGCTCCACCGAACAGCGGGGCTGGTCCGCGCGGTCATCGACTATCGCATTTTCGCCATCCTGTTGCTGAATGAGCGCACCAACGATCTGCGTATGCGCTTTCAGATCGGACACACTGCGGAGACCGAGCGGCTGCGCATCAAAATGGGTAAAGGAATTGTTGGGCAGGTCGCCCAAAACCGCGAAGCTGCGTTGATTAACGACGTGCTCGCCAACGAACACTACATCAACGTCAATCCTGCGGTCCGTTCCGAGTTGGCCGTCCCGTTGATCGTCAAGAACAGACTGATCGGCGTCATTGACATTCAATCGGAGCAACTTGGCTACTTCAAGCCGGAGCACTTGCATTTACTTACATTGACCGCCTCGCGCATCGCGCAGTCTATCGAGAACGCCCGGCTTTACACCCGGGTTGCGCGACAGGCCCAGACACTCTCGGTCATGAATGAAATCAGCCGGGAGCTGACCTCGATCCTCGATCTGGATCCGCTGCTGGAACGGATAGGACAATTGATTCGCCGGCTTATCGACTACCACATGTTCACCATCTGGCTGTTGAATGAGCGCGACCAGGTCCTCGAAAGCCAGTACGGCGTGCGTTTCGGGGAGCGGTATGTTCCTGAAGAGCGCATCCCCCTCGACCGTGGTCTGGTTCATGTTGCCCTAACCGAGCGTCGAGCCGTGCTGGTGGGCGATGTTCGCAAAGATCCCCGCTATCACCTGGTAAACCTGGAGACACGCTCAGAGATGGCGGTACCGCTCATCTACAAGGGCAAGGTCATCGGGGTATTGGACATCGAACATACCCGCCCCTACTACTTCAATGAAGATCACGAGCGCGCCGTAACAACACTGGCCGCCCAGATTGCCATCTCCATCGAGAACGCCCGGTTGTATCAGCGGATTGCCCATCAGGAACAGCGGCTCGAGCATGACCTTGCGATGGCGCGCGAAGTTCAGCTGCGCTTGCTCCCGCCAAGCAGGCCAAAGCATATCCATGCCGAATTTGCGGCGAAGTTCCTGGCGGCTCGCACGATTGGAGGCGACCTTTACGATTTTCTTCCTTTCGACGAAAACTGTACCGGTATTGTCTTGGGCGACGTCAGTGGAAAAGCCGCTGCGGCAGCGTTGTTCGCGGCTGTGGTCAGCGGAATCATTCGTTCCCTCGCCAGCGGCTTACTTTCTCCCTCCGCAATGCTTCAGGCGCTGAACGACTCACTGCAGGAGCGGCGTCTCGACTCGCAGTATGTAGCGATGGTGTACGCAGTCTGGAACGACTCCAATCAGACATTGCAAATCGCAAATGCCGGCGCCACCCAGCCCATCTTTTGCCGCGGCGGCGAAGTTGAAACCGTGCGAGCCGAGGGTTTCCCCCTCGGAATGTTTCCGGCGGCGAAGTATGAAGAGTTCAGTCTCGCCACCCGGCCGGGTGACTCCATCATTTTTTTCAGTGACGGCATTGTCGACGCGCAGAATTCTTCAGACGAAATGTTCGGCGATGAAATGCTAGTCAAGGTGGTGCGCGAAAACCAGCACAAGTCCGCCGACGAGATGGCGACCACAATCCTCGAGGAAGTGACGAAGTTCCAAGGGGATGTCGATCGATTCGATGACGAAACCGTGGTCGTCCTGAAAGTGCTCGCTCCGCCCGATCCGGCTGCCACGTAA
- the deoC gene encoding deoxyribose-phosphate aldolase, with product MTVMTADNRAGAFDALAFSQRALSSWSSLASFFDHTLLKPDATREQVVLLCEEAAGYRFACAMVNPAWVALAVATLAGTGVPVGTVVGFPLGASLSTTKRLETQSLVALGAKEVDMVIDIGALKSGNHLHVSADIRGVVEVAHEAGAVAKVILETSLLTVQQKLLAAELALHAGADYLKTSTGFANGGATPGDVALLRGVAGTLCGVKASGGIRTLEHARAMLESGASRIGASASVSIVRELGAP from the coding sequence ATGACCGTCATGACCGCAGATAACCGAGCGGGCGCCTTCGATGCGCTTGCATTTTCGCAGCGTGCTTTGAGCAGCTGGTCTTCTTTGGCCTCATTCTTCGACCACACCCTGCTCAAGCCAGACGCGACGCGTGAGCAAGTAGTCCTGCTTTGTGAAGAGGCCGCCGGCTACCGGTTCGCGTGCGCGATGGTCAATCCTGCCTGGGTGGCGTTGGCGGTTGCGACCCTGGCCGGAACCGGTGTCCCGGTGGGTACGGTAGTCGGATTTCCGCTCGGAGCGTCGTTGAGCACCACAAAGCGGCTTGAGACTCAGAGTCTGGTCGCCCTTGGCGCGAAAGAAGTGGACATGGTCATCGACATCGGTGCATTAAAATCTGGCAATCACCTGCACGTCTCAGCAGACATCCGGGGCGTGGTCGAAGTCGCGCATGAGGCCGGAGCCGTCGCCAAAGTGATCCTCGAAACTTCCTTATTGACAGTGCAGCAGAAGTTGCTCGCTGCAGAACTGGCCCTGCATGCGGGAGCAGACTATCTCAAGACCAGCACAGGTTTTGCCAATGGCGGGGCGACCCCGGGCGATGTCGCCCTATTACGTGGCGTCGCTGGGACCCTGTGCGGGGTGAAAGCCTCGGGCGGAATCCGCACCTTGGAGCACGCCCGGGCAATGCTTGAGTCTGGAGCGAGCCGGATCGGCGCGAGCGCCAGCGTATCGATAGTACGGGAGTTAGGAGCTCCTTGA
- the hpt gene encoding hypoxanthine phosphoribosyltransferase, which yields MNIPPTQQLLVLYSREQIERRVAELGDAITRDYAGETVIMVGVLKGSAFFLADLARSVHIDCTFDFVAVSSYKKGSRSTSGAVKLLKDLDEPIEGKHVIIVEDILDTGITLGYLRKIFLQHKPKSLKIAACLDKPARRVEPIEADYVGFSIPNQFVIGYGMDYAEKFRNLPDICILPPDFPA from the coding sequence ATGAACATCCCCCCGACTCAACAGCTTCTTGTCCTTTACAGCCGTGAGCAGATTGAAAGACGCGTGGCCGAGTTGGGTGACGCGATTACTCGCGATTACGCGGGTGAAACCGTCATTATGGTGGGCGTTCTCAAGGGTTCGGCCTTTTTTTTAGCCGACCTGGCGCGCAGCGTGCACATCGATTGCACTTTCGACTTCGTGGCGGTGAGCAGCTACAAAAAAGGATCGCGCTCAACCAGTGGGGCGGTTAAGCTCCTCAAAGACCTGGATGAGCCCATCGAAGGAAAGCACGTCATTATTGTGGAGGACATTCTCGACACCGGCATTACCCTTGGCTATCTACGAAAGATCTTCCTGCAGCATAAACCGAAGTCTCTCAAGATTGCCGCGTGTCTCGATAAACCGGCGCGAAGAGTTGAGCCGATTGAGGCCGACTACGTCGGATTCTCAATCCCCAACCAGTTTGTCATTGGCTATGGCATGGACTACGCGGAAAAGTTCCGCAACTTGCCGGATATCTGTATACTTCCCCCGGACTTTCCCGCCTAG
- a CDS encoding prolipoprotein diacylglyceryl transferase, with amino-acid sequence MYPFIHIGHFSIGTFGLLLWLAAVCACWVLHRNFLRWGIQADAIGIVAVVTVTGIIGAKLWHVADTPHEHIFAREGFAWFGGLVFGILALLWQGNANKIGAIRMLDLATPAAAVGYGMGRLGCLISGDGDYGIPTSLPWGMSFPNGLVPTTDRVHPTPIYELIAGLFIGYYLWRRGSTQRPVGQLTGEYLILSGLARFLVEFIRINPKIYWGMSNAQLASLGSILGGIVCIAAARWYANTHPAADRSQVVEAKA; translated from the coding sequence ATGTATCCATTTATTCACATCGGCCACTTTTCTATCGGCACCTTCGGGCTGCTTCTCTGGCTCGCAGCAGTGTGTGCCTGCTGGGTGCTCCATCGTAATTTTCTGCGCTGGGGGATCCAGGCAGATGCGATCGGCATTGTGGCAGTGGTCACCGTTACCGGCATCATCGGAGCCAAACTCTGGCATGTCGCCGATACCCCCCACGAACACATCTTTGCACGGGAGGGTTTCGCCTGGTTCGGCGGTCTGGTCTTCGGCATACTTGCACTCTTGTGGCAAGGAAATGCAAATAAAATCGGGGCTATTCGAATGCTGGATCTCGCCACACCCGCCGCCGCGGTTGGCTACGGAATGGGGCGGCTCGGCTGCCTGATTTCGGGCGATGGGGATTACGGAATTCCGACCAGCTTACCTTGGGGTATGAGCTTCCCGAACGGCTTGGTGCCGACCACGGACCGCGTTCACCCAACCCCCATTTACGAACTCATCGCCGGATTGTTCATCGGCTACTATCTGTGGCGGCGCGGGTCAACGCAGCGGCCGGTGGGTCAGCTTACCGGCGAATACCTCATCCTCAGCGGCTTAGCTCGTTTCCTGGTCGAATTCATTCGCATCAATCCTAAGATTTACTGGGGCATGAGCAATGCGCAACTTGCCAGCCTGGGATCCATTCTGGGCGGGATCGTCTGTATCGCCGCCGCTCGATGGTATGCAAATACGCACCCAGCGGCTGATCGTTCGCAAGTGGTGGAAGCCAAAGCTTAG
- a CDS encoding M48 family peptidase: MPALFQEEYRALRPRAPIPPFDVRFRRFTGLNTTIRLREGAIKVHLSDLLEGAPETVLRAIAHILLAKLYRKPIEAAHATRYRRFASSDVMLRQTERIRQSRGRKKISTAKGATYDLDEVFESINARFFHGLLGRPLLTWSEHLAKRCLGHYDAAHNTIMVSKVFDRKTTPRYAVEYLMYHEMLHLKHPVKVKAGRRCVHSRDFKAEESLFPELAQAKEYLRHL, translated from the coding sequence TTGCCAGCATTATTTCAGGAAGAGTACCGGGCGCTGCGTCCCCGCGCCCCGATTCCCCCCTTCGATGTTCGCTTCCGGCGATTCACAGGCCTGAATACAACTATTCGGTTGCGAGAGGGCGCGATCAAGGTCCACTTATCGGACCTGCTGGAAGGCGCACCAGAGACGGTGCTGCGGGCGATCGCGCACATCCTGCTGGCGAAGCTTTACCGCAAGCCGATAGAGGCCGCGCACGCTACGCGTTATCGCCGTTTCGCATCAAGCGACGTGATGCTGCGACAGACTGAACGGATACGGCAGTCTCGTGGTCGCAAGAAGATTTCGACTGCCAAGGGAGCAACCTACGATCTGGACGAAGTCTTCGAGAGCATCAACGCACGATTTTTTCACGGGCTGCTCGGACGCCCCTTGCTGACCTGGAGCGAACATCTTGCCAAACGCTGTCTTGGCCATTACGACGCCGCGCACAACACCATCATGGTGAGCAAGGTATTCGATCGCAAGACGACACCGCGTTATGCAGTCGAATATCTGATGTATCACGAGATGCTGCACCTGAAGCATCCAGTAAAGGTCAAAGCCGGCCGGCGTTGTGTGCATTCCCGGGATTTTAAAGCGGAGGAGAGCCTGTTCCCGGAGCTGGCTCAAGCCAAGGAATATCTTCGGCATTTGTAG
- a CDS encoding TMEM175 family protein has protein sequence MPNLYNQIQGQSLERLAALSDGIFAVAMTLLVLDLHVPSMEAVHSEPQLRAALMALYPQFISYLMSFLTLGIFWAGQQTQFNYLVRGNRDLAWIHIAFLFAISGMPFSTRLLAEFIIYRTALLLYWCNILTLGLILYASWRYANRAGLVKEDVPMEIRRAVRRRILVAQGLYALGASLCLVNTYWSIGFIVLIQLNYAIAPRFGKARL, from the coding sequence ATGCCAAACCTTTACAACCAAATTCAAGGCCAGAGCCTGGAGAGACTCGCAGCGCTCAGCGATGGGATCTTCGCGGTTGCCATGACCCTGTTGGTGCTCGACCTCCACGTTCCATCCATGGAGGCCGTTCATAGCGAACCTCAACTGAGGGCGGCCCTGATGGCGCTCTATCCGCAGTTCATTTCTTACCTCATGAGCTTCCTTACGCTCGGCATCTTCTGGGCTGGGCAGCAGACCCAATTCAACTATCTGGTCCGTGGGAATCGTGATCTGGCGTGGATTCACATTGCCTTCCTGTTTGCGATTTCGGGGATGCCGTTCTCCACCCGCCTGCTGGCTGAATTCATCATTTATCGCACCGCTCTCTTGCTCTACTGGTGCAACATTCTGACACTGGGATTGATCCTCTATGCAAGCTGGCGTTACGCAAATCGTGCCGGGCTGGTCAAAGAGGACGTTCCCATGGAGATTCGCCGTGCGGTTCGCCGACGCATCCTCGTCGCCCAGGGACTTTACGCACTCGGTGCGTCTCTTTGCCTCGTGAATACCTATTGGAGCATCGGATTCATCGTGCTGATCCAGCTGAATTACGCCATCGCTCCACGCTTTGGAAAGGCCAGGCTGTGA
- a CDS encoding glycosyl hydrolase family 28 protein, producing the protein MSTYLGWSFCPFTHKSCRPLFALMLSLPLLFASSLQAQLVSHVYPAAVGEPQSTLFKVAVGGQSSPVYLASVGSLTGPMLNRELVGKASFTSFDIKGPVQVSVTYAKPIQQVKILPASNVELSVSGNQVTFTMSKASQLTLEINGDWNNSLHLFANPFETNIPSPADPNVLYFGPGIHFVQSMNVKSGQTVYLAEGAILYWRLTPGQTSGALFNLIGSNIVLRGRGIIDSSLVPQIPNGDLIYASVNGLTVEGVTLRDAANWTFHINTSRNVQVSNIKVFGWRLNSDGTDVDSSQNVTIANSFYRTYDDLVAIKTDNTVGSATNVTVKGCVLWNEKGHALTVGSELKQAANDILFTDSYVIHDKGHDALLAVFDGDSGVVSDVTFENLQVEESMRLISLYVGLTAWSSSSNRGKINDVIFRNIIAPVPSRTGPNLDLEGFSSLNGVDNISFENVTVGGLPLQLNEVQQNQFVGGLMVTPRRRH; encoded by the coding sequence ATGTCTACCTACCTGGGATGGTCATTCTGTCCATTTACCCATAAGTCATGCCGCCCCCTCTTTGCCTTGATGCTATCTTTGCCTCTGCTATTCGCCTCTTCTTTGCAGGCGCAGCTAGTGTCGCATGTCTATCCGGCCGCGGTTGGAGAGCCTCAATCGACCCTCTTCAAGGTTGCCGTTGGTGGTCAATCGTCTCCCGTCTACCTGGCGAGCGTCGGCTCTCTAACGGGCCCCATGCTTAACCGCGAACTCGTCGGCAAGGCTTCCTTTACATCTTTCGACATCAAGGGACCGGTGCAAGTTTCGGTGACCTATGCAAAGCCGATCCAACAAGTGAAGATACTACCAGCGAGCAATGTCGAGTTGTCAGTGTCGGGCAATCAAGTCACCTTTACTATGTCGAAAGCCAGCCAGCTCACGCTCGAAATCAATGGCGACTGGAATAACTCCCTCCATCTTTTTGCAAATCCTTTCGAGACAAACATTCCAAGTCCTGCGGATCCGAATGTCCTTTATTTCGGTCCCGGCATCCACTTCGTTCAGAGTATGAATGTCAAGTCTGGGCAAACCGTGTATCTGGCCGAAGGAGCGATTCTTTACTGGAGGCTTACTCCTGGCCAGACGTCTGGCGCCCTCTTCAATCTGATCGGGTCCAATATCGTCCTCCGCGGTCGCGGCATTATTGACTCCAGTCTGGTTCCCCAAATTCCTAATGGAGACCTAATCTACGCCAGTGTCAACGGTCTTACGGTAGAAGGTGTCACACTGCGCGACGCTGCCAATTGGACATTTCATATCAACACATCAAGGAACGTCCAAGTCTCCAACATCAAAGTGTTTGGGTGGCGGCTCAATTCCGACGGTACCGATGTGGACTCCAGCCAGAACGTCACCATTGCGAATAGCTTCTATCGCACTTACGACGATCTCGTGGCGATCAAAACCGACAACACGGTAGGCAGTGCCACCAATGTCACTGTCAAGGGCTGCGTATTGTGGAATGAAAAAGGACATGCTTTGACGGTTGGATCAGAACTGAAGCAGGCGGCTAATGACATTCTGTTTACGGATTCTTATGTCATTCACGACAAGGGCCACGATGCTCTGCTCGCTGTGTTTGACGGCGATTCTGGAGTGGTCAGCGATGTTACCTTTGAAAATTTACAAGTAGAAGAATCAATGAGGTTGATCTCGCTCTATGTCGGTCTGACCGCCTGGAGCTCGAGTTCTAACCGCGGCAAGATCAATGATGTTATCTTTCGGAACATCATTGCCCCGGTTCCATCGCGGACGGGCCCTAATCTAGACCTGGAGGGATTTAGCAGCCTCAACGGGGTAGATAATATTTCTTTCGAGAACGTGACCGTGGGCGGCCTTCCGCTTCAGCTCAATGAGGTTCAACAGAACCAGTTTGTTGGTGGATTGATGGTCACTCCCAGGAGACGCCATTAG
- a CDS encoding M24 family metallopeptidase, translating to MPGHRCGDAQSHREWRLRPVYAYFTHRLGHGIGMDGHEWPYLVQGNKLPLAPGMTFSDEPGIYIRGEFGIRLEDDMYIAEDGARLFTRPSHSLEEQNLEAKYRL from the coding sequence TTGCCAGGCCATCGATGCGGCGACGCGCAAAGTCATCGAGAATGGCGGCTACGTCCGGTCTACGCCTATTTTACCCACAGACTAGGACATGGCATCGGCATGGATGGTCACGAGTGGCCCTACCTGGTGCAAGGAAACAAACTTCCGCTTGCACCGGGAATGACTTTCTCCGATGAGCCCGGCATTTACATTCGTGGAGAATTCGGCATTCGGCTTGAAGATGATATGTACATTGCCGAAGATGGAGCCAGGTTGTTTACTCGGCCAAGTCATTCGCTGGAAGAGCAAAACTTAGAGGCGAAGTACAGGCTATAG
- a CDS encoding pyridoxal phosphate-dependent aminotransferase has protein sequence MNSTISDLDLDLSELDIHGPTLYGYAPLREAVAAMKGVTAESVVLTTGTSMANHLAMSALFATGDEVLIEEPTYELILTTAQYLGARVRRFQRRAEDNYALDPQEVAEQLSASTRLIVLSNMHNPTSVLATEESLRAVGEMANEIGARILIDEVYLETLHHPPVPTSFLFGNQFVVTSSLTKAYGLSGLRCGWILAEPELAERIWRLNDLFAATPVHIAELLSLRAIEQIEKFGRRADIILDINRRSFSEILAAHPAIEVRLSPVGTTAFPRLREGRVPAFCDFLRDSYQTSVVPGSYFESPDYFRVGLAGDVDMTREGLLRLATALDQWKV, from the coding sequence ATGAATTCGACAATCTCTGACTTGGATCTTGACCTGAGCGAGCTCGACATCCACGGCCCTACACTCTACGGCTATGCGCCCTTGCGAGAAGCCGTGGCGGCAATGAAGGGCGTGACTGCAGAGTCCGTCGTCCTGACGACCGGAACTTCGATGGCGAACCATCTTGCAATGTCGGCGCTCTTTGCGACAGGCGACGAAGTGTTGATCGAAGAACCGACCTACGAGCTGATTTTGACGACCGCGCAGTACCTGGGCGCGAGGGTGCGCCGCTTTCAGAGGCGCGCAGAAGACAACTACGCCCTCGATCCTCAAGAAGTTGCAGAGCAATTGAGTGCTTCGACCCGGTTGATCGTGCTGTCGAATATGCACAATCCGACCAGTGTGTTGGCGACCGAGGAAAGCCTGCGAGCAGTTGGCGAGATGGCGAATGAAATCGGCGCCCGAATCTTGATCGACGAAGTCTACCTCGAGACGCTTCATCATCCCCCGGTGCCGACCAGCTTCCTTTTCGGTAATCAATTCGTTGTCACTAGCAGCCTGACCAAGGCGTATGGATTGAGCGGGCTTCGGTGCGGGTGGATTTTGGCAGAGCCGGAATTGGCGGAGCGGATCTGGCGCCTGAACGATCTCTTTGCAGCAACTCCGGTCCATATTGCAGAACTGCTCAGCCTGAGAGCCATCGAGCAGATCGAGAAGTTCGGGCGGCGCGCCGATATCATCCTCGATATTAACCGCAGGTCCTTCTCCGAAATCCTGGCGGCCCATCCTGCTATTGAAGTAAGACTTTCTCCAGTGGGCACGACGGCGTTCCCCAGGCTGCGTGAGGGAAGGGTACCGGCGTTCTGTGACTTTTTACGAGACAGCTATCAGACCAGCGTGGTTCCGGGCAGCTACTTTGAGAGCCCTGACTATTTTCGTGTGGGACTGGCTGGCGACGTTGATATGACTCGCGAGGGTCTGCTTCGCCTCGCTACTGCTCTCGATCAATGGAAGGTCTAA
- a CDS encoding response regulator, with amino-acid sequence MGPFNDAKKKHIKSEKATPKLHFRMRFLHAGAAFPGRQGFRAWTCKLSDRGTTDMLSGVTSGAKSILHVGSREVVLKLRDQILRINGYEVVSTVNLQEAPGLLEQHHCDLVLVDVEGQGRVAQAERLCAEVRSRRPQQKVAFVCNYLISIDSDCPDEIIEAEFNPVAFVDGVKQMLE; translated from the coding sequence ATGGGTCCTTTCAATGACGCAAAGAAAAAGCATATCAAGAGCGAGAAAGCCACGCCAAAACTGCATTTTCGGATGCGTTTTTTGCACGCTGGAGCGGCTTTTCCGGGGCGGCAGGGGTTTCGTGCCTGGACCTGCAAGTTGAGTGACCGCGGCACTACTGATATGCTCAGCGGCGTGACGTCCGGAGCAAAGTCGATATTGCACGTTGGCAGCCGCGAGGTAGTTCTCAAGCTCCGTGATCAAATTCTGCGAATCAACGGATATGAAGTGGTTTCCACCGTCAACCTGCAAGAGGCGCCGGGTCTTCTCGAACAACACCATTGCGATCTGGTGTTGGTGGATGTTGAGGGTCAGGGCCGGGTGGCGCAAGCGGAGCGGCTCTGTGCGGAAGTGCGAAGCCGACGACCGCAGCAAAAGGTCGCCTTCGTATGTAATTATCTGATCTCGATCGATAGCGATTGCCCGGACGAAATCATTGAAGCAGAGTTCAATCCGGTGGCATTCGTGGACGGCGTGAAGCAGATGCTGGAGTGA